In the genome of Planctomyces sp. SH-PL62, the window TGGTCCGCACGACCGAGGCCGCGGCGCTCGCCGCGGCCCGCTGGGTCGGCCGCGGCGACAAAAACGCCGCCGACGGCGCGGCCGTCGACGCGATGCGGCTGCTCTTCAATTCGATGCAGTTCGACGGGGTCGTCGTTATCGGAGAGGGGGAGAAGGACGAGGCCCCCATGCTCTTCAACGGCGAGCGGCTGGGGACCGGCGACGGCCCCGAGGTTGATATCGCGGTCGACCCGATCGACGGCACGAAGCTCGTCGCCGGCGGGCAGGCGAACGCCGTCGCCGTGGTGGCCGTCTCCGAGCGGGGGACGATGTTCGACCCCGGCCCTTGCTTCTACATGGAGAAGATCGCCGTGGGTCGTGAGGGAGCGGCGGTCATCGACGTCGCGGCCCCGATCGAGGACAACGTCCGCAAGGTCGCCGCTGCCCGAGGGATGGAGGTCGGCGATCTGACCGTCGTCATCCTCGATCGCGAGCGTCACCACGAGGCCATGGCCCGCGTCCGGGCCGTCGGCGCCCGCGTCTACCTTATCACCGACGGCGACGTGGCCGCAGCGATCGCCGCGGCCACCCCCGACACAGGGATCGACCTGCTCTACGGTATCGGCGGCACGCCGGAGGCGGTCATCACCGCCGCGGCTCTCAAGTGCCTGGGTGGTGCCATCCAGGGCCGGCTCTGCCCTCGCAGCGACGCCGAGCGTCAGGCGGTCCTCGCCGCCGGCTACGACCTGGGTAAGGTGCTCACCACGAACGAATTGGTCCGCGGCGAGGACGTCTTTTTCGCTGCGACCGGCATAACCGACGGCTCCCTCCTACGGGGCGTTCGCTATAGCTCCGACGGCGCCACGACCGAATCGATCGTGATGCGTTCCCGATCTGGGACCATCCGGACAATCAAGGCCGAACACCGCTGGGAGACGCTGGAACCCGGCTCCGGGGGCGAACGCGTTTATGGAGGCCAGACCGACCGCCCCGCCCATCGCCTGCCGCCGATTCTCCGGAAGGATTCCGGGGCGTCCGACACCTCCTCGGATACCTGATCCTCGGGCCACTCGCCCTCCGCGTCACGTCGTCAGGGCCGCGGCTAGTTCGGCCGGCACGGGTCTGGGTTTTCGGGTCGTCGTGTCGATGGTCACGAGCGTGACCACGGCGTCGACGGCGACGGAGCCGTCGGCCTTTCGGATTTCCTGACGGAACGCAAAGCTCGTCCTCCCCATCCTCTCGGGACGTGTGACGATCGTCAGCACCTCGCCCTGCCGACACTCACTTCGGTAGTTGACGTTGACGTTGACCGTCACGGTCGCCATCCCCATCGACTCGAGCCGGTCGTATGGCAGGGCGTTGCGGTCGTACCACTCCTCGCGTCCCCATTCGAGATACTCGACGAATTTGGCATTGTTTACGTGAGCATTGACGTCGATCTCGGTCGAACGGACGATGACGTCCAGGCCGATTTCATTCATGAGCCTGACCCTGCCTTAGTGACCCCTGCACGCCGCCGACGCCTCATGGGCTCGCCTGCGGCCTTCAGGCTCGATGATTGATTCGGTCGAGATCGAAATATCGGAAAACAAGAGCGAAATCAGCTCTCCGATGTAGCACTGCGGACAGGTGTCGTCTATGATGGAGTCCTGGCGTCCGGGCTCTCAAGTCCCTCGGACGGCCTCCCCTTCCCGATCGATCGACAAGCCGTCGCGTGCGGCTCCGGATCATACCGGACCCCCCGCTCGCCCCGATCTTGTTAGAACTTCGGCGCTCAGCCGGGCCCGTACACGCACGGCGAGACGGCCGGAACTTTGCAGAGGAGTTAGTCAAGATGTCACGCATGGTCGAGGTCACGGAGCTGGTCCTCCGCGACGCCCACCAGAGCCTGCTGGCGACTCGTATGACGCTGGAAGATATGATTCCGGCGTGTGAGGAGATCGACAAGGCCGGCTTCTGGAGCGTCGAGTGCTGGGGCGGAGCCACGTACGACTCGTGCATTCGATTCCTGAACGAGGATCCCTGGGAGCGGCTGCGGACGTTCCGCAAGCTGATGCCCAACTCCCGACTCCAGATGCTGCTGCGGGGCCAGAACCTGCTGGGGTATCGGCATTATGAAGACGGCGTCGTCGATCGATTCGTCGACAAGTCGGCCGAGAACGGCATGGACGTCTTCCGGGTGTTCGACGCGCTAAACGACCCACGGAACCTGAAGCGGGCGATGGACGCCGTCAAGCGGACCGGCAAGTGGGCCGAGGGGACGATCTGCTACACCACCTCCCCCCTGCACACGGTGGAAAGATTCGTCGACCTGGCCCAGCGACTGAAGGAGATGGGCGCGGCGTCGATCTGCATCAAGGATATGGCCGCCCTGCTCCGGCCCCAGCCCGCGTTCGACATCGTCCGCGGCATCAAGGAGAAGTGCGGCGAGGACACCCTCGTCCACGTCCACGTCCACTCCACGACGGGCGTGACCATGGTCAGCCTGATGAAGGCTATCGAAGCCGGGGCGGACATCGTCGACACCGCCATCTCCTCACTCAGCCTGGGCCCCGGCCACAACCCGACCGAGGCGCTCGTCGAGATGCTTGAAGGAACCGGCTACGAGACCAGGCTCGACAAGGCTCGGATGCTCAAGATCAAGGAGCATTTCGCTAAGGTGCGCCCCCGGTACGCCGAATTCGAGTCCAAGATCTACGGGGTCGAGACCGAAATCTTCGACAGCCAGATCCCCGGCGGCATGATCTCCAACATGGAGAGCCAACTCAGGCAGCAGGGCGCGGGGGACCGCCTTAAAGAAGTGCTCGCCGAGGTCCCCAGAGTCCGCAAGGACGCCGGCTACCCCCCGCTGGTGACCCCATCGAGCCAGATCGTGGGCACCCAGGCCGTGTTCAACGTCCTCATGGGCGAGTACAAGGCGCTCACCGGTGAGTTCGCGGACCTGATGCTGGGCTACTACGGCGAGACCATCGCCGAGCGAAACCCCGAGGTGATCGCGGCCGCCGAGAAGCATGCCAAGAAGCAGTCGATCACAAACCGTCCCGCCGACCAGCTCAAGCCGGAATGGGAGGCCCTGGACAAGGCTGCCAAGGCCCTTCCCGGCAACGACGGGACCCCCGAAGACACGCTCACTTACGCCATGTTCCCCCAGGTCGCCCCCAAGTTCTTCGCCCATCGATCCGAAGGGCCCAAGGACCCTTGCAAGAGTCCTGCCTCCGCGGCGTCCCAGTCGGCGAGCGCCGGCGCCAAGGGCGTCGACGGCTCCGGGTCGATCACCGGCCCGGTCACCTACGACGTGCAGATCGGCGACAAGAAGCACAAGGTGACCGTCCAACCGGCCTGACCCGAGAAAGAGATTCGATCATGAGCACGAAACCCAAATCGATGGAGAAGCTCGTCGAAGAGCTTCGCACCGCCAAGGCCCATATCCAGGAGGGGGGAGGTCCGGCGCGGCTAGAGAAACAGAAGTCGGAAGGGAAGCTCACGGCCCGCGAACGCGTCGCCGGACTGGTGGACCCGGGGAGCTTCGAGGAAATCGGCCTGTTTGCAAAACACCGACAGGTCGAGTTCGGGATGCTCGGCAAGGAGGTCCCGGCCGACGGCGTGGTGACCGGGGCGGCCTCGATCGACGGCCGTCTCATCCACCTGGCGAGTCAGGACTTCAGCGTCCTCGGCGGATCGGCCGGCGAGGTCCACTCGCTCAAGGTCGCCGACGTCATGAAGATGTCCCTCCACACCGGCAGCCCGTTCGTCTTCATCAACGACTCGGGCGGCGCACGGGTCCAGGAAGGGATCGACTCGCTCTCGGGATACGGCA includes:
- the glpX gene encoding class II fructose-bisphosphatase: MTRPRLQITPDHNLALDLVRTTEAAALAAARWVGRGDKNAADGAAVDAMRLLFNSMQFDGVVVIGEGEKDEAPMLFNGERLGTGDGPEVDIAVDPIDGTKLVAGGQANAVAVVAVSERGTMFDPGPCFYMEKIAVGREGAAVIDVAAPIEDNVRKVAAARGMEVGDLTVVILDRERHHEAMARVRAVGARVYLITDGDVAAAIAAATPDTGIDLLYGIGGTPEAVITAAALKCLGGAIQGRLCPRSDAERQAVLAAGYDLGKVLTTNELVRGEDVFFAATGITDGSLLRGVRYSSDGATTESIVMRSRSGTIRTIKAEHRWETLEPGSGGERVYGGQTDRPAHRLPPILRKDSGASDTSSDT
- a CDS encoding acyl-CoA thioesterase — encoded protein: MNEIGLDVIVRSTEIDVNAHVNNAKFVEYLEWGREEWYDRNALPYDRLESMGMATVTVNVNVNYRSECRQGEVLTIVTRPERMGRTSFAFRQEIRKADGSVAVDAVVTLVTIDTTTRKPRPVPAELAAALTT
- a CDS encoding methylmalonyl-CoA carboxytransferase subunit 5S, coding for MSRMVEVTELVLRDAHQSLLATRMTLEDMIPACEEIDKAGFWSVECWGGATYDSCIRFLNEDPWERLRTFRKLMPNSRLQMLLRGQNLLGYRHYEDGVVDRFVDKSAENGMDVFRVFDALNDPRNLKRAMDAVKRTGKWAEGTICYTTSPLHTVERFVDLAQRLKEMGAASICIKDMAALLRPQPAFDIVRGIKEKCGEDTLVHVHVHSTTGVTMVSLMKAIEAGADIVDTAISSLSLGPGHNPTEALVEMLEGTGYETRLDKARMLKIKEHFAKVRPRYAEFESKIYGVETEIFDSQIPGGMISNMESQLRQQGAGDRLKEVLAEVPRVRKDAGYPPLVTPSSQIVGTQAVFNVLMGEYKALTGEFADLMLGYYGETIAERNPEVIAAAEKHAKKQSITNRPADQLKPEWEALDKAAKALPGNDGTPEDTLTYAMFPQVAPKFFAHRSEGPKDPCKSPASAASQSASAGAKGVDGSGSITGPVTYDVQIGDKKHKVTVQPA